The genomic interval CCCCTCCGGGAGGTAAAATAACCCAAGGAGCCCTTGATGAAGATCGCCATTCCCATCTGGGAGGACAAGGTATCTCCGGTATTGGATACGGCTTCCCGGCTTCTTATTGTTGAAGAAAAAAACGGGAAGGAATCCTCTCGGTTCGAAATCTTTCTGGATGAAGAAAACCTTTCCTCCAGGTGCCTCCGAATGAAGGGCCTCGGAGTGGATCTCCTGATCTGCGGGGCCGTCTCCAGCGCTTTTTCGCGTTTGCTCGCCAGCGAGGGAATTGCCCTTATCCAGGAAATATCCGGCCGGGCGGAGGAGGTCCTCAAGGCCTATTTCCAGGGAGAACTGCTCCACGGCGACTTTTTCATGCCGGGATGCCGCCGGAACGGTTCAAGG from Deltaproteobacteria bacterium carries:
- a CDS encoding dinitrogenase iron-molybdenum cofactor biosynthesis protein; protein product: MKIAIPIWEDKVSPVLDTASRLLIVEEKNGKESSRFEIFLDEENLSSRCLRMKGLGVDLLICGAVSSAFSRLLASEGIALIQEISGRAEEVLKAYFQGELLHGDFFMPGCRRNGSRRCRRGGGTRQKGCARHLQSGSRAEKGGTIH